A segment of the Panicum hallii strain FIL2 chromosome 1, PHallii_v3.1, whole genome shotgun sequence genome:
TCCTGACTCCTGAAAACGTACAAAATGATTCGCTCTTCGTTTCAATTGCATTCTAATTTAAAGCGCTCTTGCTCTGCTCTTTGCATTGGCTCTGTTCTATTCTCGATAGTCTTGGTAAGTGAAACCATCAGTTTCTTATGTTGCCATGTCAGACAGGGGGCTCCCGCAGCACCAGTCAACGGAGGACATGGCAGCCCTCTCAGGAGTAGACCAGCAGTTTGTGATGCTACGGACCGCTATGCGCGAAAAAATGTGAGTTCTTTTTTAGATTGTGTGAGTGCTTACTAGTGCAATATTTTGTAGTCAGGGTATTAAACTTGTAGATACTACTGAGTTAGTGAGGCTTGGCTGGTCGAACGCAGCATAGATCCTGAAACTGAGTGGCGAATCCAAATTGCTTAGATTTCCTATCCGTAAATACGAAGGCAAAAATGGATGATGCACTACTTAGTTATTGACTTCCCATTAATTTTTTTATCTGTTGAATCCCCTTCACAAACCACCAAAATTTCGGTTTGGCTCATTTTGTGAACCAAATAGAAGGCACGTGACTTTTTGTTTTTTACTATTCTTAAATTGGTAGATTGGAGTATATAAGAAGGAAACAATCATCACCCGAGTGGCGGAAGCGGTTGCCAGAACTGGCGAAGCGGCTCGAGGAGGTCTTGCATAGAGAATTCCCAAACATGGTATTGCTCTCTTTCCCGTTCCTTTTGCAGCTCTGGTCTACTAGTGATCAAGCACTTTTCTGGGACAAAACAAACCTGGCTGTTTCTATGTTTCACCATTCTGATTGTTTGATCCTGGTATTGTTTAAGCAGAATGACTACTACAATATGATGAAGGGGCCAATTGATCCGCATTTGCAGTTTGCTATCAGGACACTGATAGCTCAGAACCAGCAATTTCAACAGAACCTACAAATGGCTAGGGAGACAGCATCTTCATCCGGCACAATGAATCCGGtatttttttttttcttggcaCATTACATTCCAAAATTTGACCAGGACCGAAACTATATGCAATTTTGAGCCCCTGGGGTCAACGCCATTATCAGCGGTGTGGATGTTGAACTTGTCTGGCTCTCAACGCACTGAACGTGTTGGCAAGGTGGCGATGAGAGGAAGAAGGTGAGGGGGCATGAGGATTGATGGATTAGATGTTATGCGATAGCTAGTCCGTGGTTGGATAAATTTGCAGTGGCAAATCATTAAAATTTTCCTGGAATTAGTTGGCGGTTTGTTTGACCTGCTCCGCCGCCTTGTAGTGTGGCTACAAGTCATTGCTCGTTGGGTGACTGTATCTTAGCTAGAACTACAAAACCAAAGACCCAGAACATCAGTTCCATGTCAGAAAACATATCCACATTTTCTTTAGATGATGGGAGTTCAATTCGAAACAAGCTGTTACTTATTGTATTGCCTGTTACAGGATGTGAACCATGGTGATCTCTGTGAGCAGTCTGCAACCCTCCTGGCTGATGTGCAGAGCAACAATGCTGATGAGGTCGACAGGACTGGTGAAATTTTCTAATACATCTGCACTATCCTTGCTTTCGTTCAGAACACCTATATTCCATTTGATAACACTGGACAGCTGGACAAGCGGAAATGTACTCCAAATTTGTAGTTAGCAGCATATTTAGATCGATTCTGATGAGATCAAGCTGAATAATCCTGTCCGAGAAAAAGGCCAGGAATGCGATAATGTTTCACAAGCTTCTTTTTCTCATGCAGAATGACTACCATGCTGTGGTGGAGTGAACGATTGAAGTACAGCTAAGGTTTCTCAATAAGGCCCTCAGTGCTCTGAGTATCTGATATCTCCAAGCAATAAGCAATCCCTGATTTGGTGTCAGGAAGAAGTTTGACAGGTTCATAGTAATATGTTTCATATTTGAACTGTTGTAAACAGAAGTACTGCACCAAAGGTAAAAACTGCATAATGGGTTTCGTATTTGACTCGTGTAGACCAAGGGTTTTACTGTACCGTTATCCACTGGAGTACTGGAGATGATTTATTGAGAAGTACAATTAAAAAAATCATACCCTTAGTTCTCAACAGCTGTTCACGTGTTTATCTTCATCCTTTTTGTCTAAGCTAAATTGGGAGCACCTGACACCTGAGTTCTTAATTGTTGTCGCCTGATAAACAAAATTTACTATGTAACCATATGGCGCCTGATACTGGCCACCAAAATGTAGCTTGTTCaattttcaaaaaataaatGTAGCTTGTTCACGAGCCTACTCCTCACAGCAACATCACGGTTTGATATATCCCCTATCCATTGTTCACATAGGTGGTGATTGATAGGGTGGCCAACACCCTATCTTTGCATGTTGCTCACCAGATTACCCTGGCTTCTTTGCTTATTTCTAATATATTTCTTTCATAGTGCCATTTCTTGCAGTCATTTCACTACTGCAAATAGCTGAAAACCAACTATACATCTTTGCCGATCTATCACCATTTTATTGTATCCTCAGCGGCTACCACAATCCATTGTGACTCGTAGCGTTGAGCGCCGCATAGTATGATTTCGGTATTTGAATTGTGATAGATAGAAATATAGCACGACGATATGGATGGATAGGAAATGCAATGCTTTTGTCAGGCAAATTTTGAGTTGAAGAAAGATTTGTGCATGCAAtgagaacaaaaaaaaaagacagtTTTGATGTGTCCATGTCACCAAATGCACTGAGAAATCAAGTTTGGCAACTTGCTTGAACAATTTTCAAGACACATGACCTACTTGCACGTATCATGTAATTTTCTGGAGCCTAATGCAAATTTATTTACTGAATTGCATTAGAaacaaaaaggaaagaagattttttttaaaaaaaaaaagacaccATGTTG
Coding sequences within it:
- the LOC112876160 gene encoding probable histone acetyltransferase HAC-like 1 — encoded protein: MLRTAMREKIFEYTGRKQPSPEWRRRLPELAKRLEEILYRKFPNKNDYCNMTRGQLSRICSLLLRLSAQNQQIQQNLQKAWETASSSGRMTPVVNHDALWEQSASLLTDSQNNADEHNKTDRGLPQHQSTEDMAALSGVDQQFVMLRTAMREKILEYIRRKQSSPEWRKRLPELAKRLEEVLHREFPNMNDYYNMMKGPIDPHLQFAIRTLIAQNQQFQQNLQMARETASSSGTMNPDVNHGDLCEQSATLLADVQSNNADEVDRTE